One Nitrospira sp. DNA window includes the following coding sequences:
- the polX gene encoding DNA polymerase/3'-5' exonuclease PolX, whose amino-acid sequence MPVHNADIAADFDELADLLEIEGANPFRIRAYRNAARTMRDLPQDVAAMLKKGEDLTELPGIGKDLAAKIREIVETGTAAMLEEHRKTVPATLTELLKIPGVGPKRVKVLYRDLGIRSLDQLRKAAQDGRVRGLRGFGEKTEQYLLHRLQARSGEEQRFKLAIATQYADALISYLKESPGVKHVVAAGSYRRAKETIGDLDILVTAAPGSAVMDRFASYPEVEEVLAQGATKASLRLACKLQVDVRVVPKESYGAALQYFTGSKAHNVALRQMAQQQGLKINEYGVFKGDQSVAGATEESVYAAVGLPWIPPELRENRGEFDAALAGRLPRLVEVADLKGDLHAHTKATDGQNSLNEMAAAARDRGLEYLAITEHSRRLAMAKGLDSKRLCEQLEEIDRLNDTAIGITLLKGIEVDILEDGSLDLPDDDLSRLDLVVGAVHSHFRLSRQKQTERILRAMDHPYFTILAHPSGRLIDERAPYDVDMPRVIRHARERGCFLEVNAHPIRLDLTDTDCQMAKEAGVMVSINSDAHSTLDFGNLRYGVGQARRGWMEKHDVLNARPLQALRPLLKRTMAG is encoded by the coding sequence ATGCCGGTACACAATGCGGATATCGCCGCGGACTTCGATGAGTTGGCGGACCTGCTTGAGATTGAAGGGGCCAACCCGTTCCGCATCCGCGCCTATCGTAACGCGGCGCGTACGATGCGCGATCTGCCTCAGGATGTGGCGGCGATGCTCAAGAAGGGCGAAGATCTGACCGAATTGCCGGGGATCGGCAAAGATCTGGCCGCGAAGATTCGGGAGATTGTCGAGACCGGCACAGCGGCCATGTTGGAAGAACATCGAAAGACGGTGCCGGCGACGTTGACCGAATTACTCAAAATCCCCGGTGTCGGACCGAAGCGGGTGAAAGTGCTGTACCGCGATCTCGGCATCAGGTCGCTCGACCAGTTGCGCAAGGCGGCTCAGGACGGGCGCGTGAGGGGGCTCCGGGGTTTCGGAGAAAAAACCGAACAGTATCTTCTCCATCGCCTGCAAGCCAGGTCCGGTGAGGAGCAACGGTTCAAGCTCGCGATTGCGACCCAATACGCCGACGCGCTCATCTCCTATCTCAAGGAGTCTCCAGGGGTGAAACACGTTGTCGCAGCGGGAAGCTACCGGCGGGCGAAAGAAACGATCGGGGATCTCGACATCCTGGTCACGGCTGCTCCCGGCAGTGCTGTGATGGACCGTTTTGCGTCCTACCCGGAAGTCGAAGAGGTGCTGGCGCAGGGCGCAACGAAAGCCAGCCTCCGACTTGCCTGCAAACTGCAAGTGGACGTGAGGGTGGTTCCCAAGGAGAGTTACGGGGCGGCCCTCCAATATTTCACCGGCAGCAAGGCGCACAATGTGGCGCTCCGCCAGATGGCTCAACAGCAGGGGCTCAAGATCAATGAGTATGGCGTGTTCAAGGGCGATCAATCTGTCGCGGGGGCCACGGAAGAATCGGTCTACGCGGCAGTGGGGCTGCCCTGGATCCCGCCGGAACTGCGGGAGAATCGCGGAGAGTTCGACGCGGCGCTGGCCGGACGTCTGCCTCGGCTTGTGGAGGTCGCCGATCTGAAAGGGGACCTGCATGCCCATACCAAGGCGACCGACGGTCAGAACAGCCTCAACGAAATGGCGGCGGCGGCGCGCGACCGCGGGCTGGAATATCTGGCGATCACCGAGCATTCACGACGGCTCGCGATGGCGAAAGGCCTCGATTCCAAACGGTTGTGTGAACAGCTTGAGGAGATCGATCGGCTGAACGACACCGCTATCGGCATCACGCTCTTGAAGGGGATCGAGGTGGATATTCTGGAGGACGGCAGCCTGGATCTTCCGGATGACGATCTGAGCCGGCTCGACCTGGTTGTCGGAGCCGTCCATAGCCATTTCAGGCTCTCCCGGCAGAAGCAGACCGAGCGAATTCTGCGAGCCATGGACCATCCGTATTTTACGATCCTGGCACACCCCAGCGGCCGGCTCATCGATGAACGTGCGCCGTACGATGTGGATATGCCGCGGGTGATTCGACATGCGCGCGAACGGGGCTGTTTCCTGGAGGTGAATGCGCATCCGATCCGCCTGGACCTGACCGACACGGACTGTCAGATGGCGAAAGAAGCAGGCGTCATGGTGAGTATCAACTCCGATGCCCACAGCACCCTCGACTTCGGGAATCTCCGGTACGGGGTGGGGCAGGCTCGTCGGGGATGGATGGAAAAGCACGACGTCTTGAATGCCAGGCCTCTGCAGGCGCTACGCCCGCTGCTCAAGCGGACGATGGCAGGGTAA
- a CDS encoding nuclear transport factor 2 family protein, whose product MNVQSASILGALCLGLGLWASQPAVAVAKTQITASTIQEVDSQTVKELLATFEQAEQAIHSQDLDGVMALYSDDYYYHGLKKADIRKVWMQLFEHYKELESFHTFSVIRTVGAGSKLTAEMTCTGVVWGTAKNTKLRSPVDSWYEEVHFLKKENGRWKITGNAGGESQPILPFGTAPHPLF is encoded by the coding sequence ATGAATGTTCAATCAGCCTCAATCTTAGGCGCACTGTGCCTCGGGCTAGGACTCTGGGCATCACAGCCCGCTGTCGCCGTCGCCAAGACCCAGATCACGGCGAGCACGATTCAGGAGGTGGATTCACAAACAGTCAAAGAATTGCTGGCTACGTTTGAGCAAGCGGAGCAAGCGATACACTCCCAGGACCTTGATGGGGTGATGGCGTTGTATTCGGATGATTATTACTATCATGGCCTCAAAAAGGCCGACATCAGGAAAGTCTGGATGCAACTCTTCGAGCATTACAAAGAGCTGGAAAGTTTTCATACGTTTTCCGTCATCCGGACGGTGGGAGCAGGCAGCAAGCTCACCGCCGAAATGACCTGCACCGGGGTGGTCTGGGGCACGGCCAAGAACACCAAACTGAGAAGTCCGGTCGATAGCTGGTACGAGGAAGTGCACTTTCTGAAGAAGGAAAACGGCCGCTGGAAGATTACCGGCAACGCCGGCGGAGAATCCCAACCGATCCTTCCCTTTGGGACGGCACCGCATCCACTCTTCTGA
- a CDS encoding acetate--CoA ligase family protein — MKPSTEFSRPHSLKPFFHPRTVAVVGASREPAGIGHRILLALLGSQFPGTIFPINPHATEVAGLKTFPSLTVVPSPVDLAIIAVPPQLVLSVIDECAAAHIPAAVLITAGFAETGEAGLSLEQQLQEKVRRHGIRLIGPNCFGLMNLDPAVRLNATYTPAFPPVGRVAFASESGGLGLAVVTAARRLNLGLSSFVSVGNHIDVSVIDLLEYWEQDESTDVILLYLETIVDPHRFRRIADRVGRQKPIIALKAGKTSAGQSAAGSHTAALATNDTAVDALFTQCGVIRANTLDDFLALATGLSAQPVPQGQRIGILTNSGGPGVLCADSCATEGLTVPELSNLAQSVFASFLPPTAALRNPVDVIGFATEAQHAQAVETMLKAEEIDALIIVHVSVRAEDNPPVAAGIIRGIRAARRTSGTQKPVYICWVAEGDLDRNFSVNGETIPTYPHPEIPARIIRHAIDYDAWRREPHGQMPNYPNVELETAKEICAKALSSRGPGWLTTQETRALLSAMKLPLAQGGLATTAEDAVRTAREIGFPVAVKLASQTILHKTEIGGVRLNLADEQAVRDAFEAIRTKLAQEGKPDAMEGVLVQPMLSGDIEVMAGMTRDPLFGPLLAFGLGGIHVEILGDVQFRIAPLTDRDASQMVREIKGYRLLQGYRGQPAADVKAIEEVLLRLSRLVEEIPGISELDLNPIFALPEEHGCRIMDARIRVAR, encoded by the coding sequence ATGAAACCTTCGACGGAATTCTCCAGGCCACACTCCCTGAAGCCGTTTTTCCATCCCCGCACGGTCGCTGTCGTCGGCGCATCGCGGGAACCGGCTGGTATCGGCCATCGCATCCTGCTCGCGCTCCTGGGCAGTCAATTCCCCGGCACGATCTTTCCAATCAATCCGCACGCCACCGAGGTGGCAGGGCTCAAAACGTTCCCTTCGCTGACCGTGGTACCAAGCCCCGTCGATCTCGCCATCATTGCTGTTCCACCGCAACTCGTCCTCTCAGTGATCGATGAATGTGCCGCCGCACACATTCCGGCAGCCGTCCTGATCACAGCGGGCTTTGCGGAAACCGGCGAGGCCGGGCTCTCGCTTGAACAGCAACTACAGGAAAAGGTCCGGCGGCACGGGATACGCTTGATCGGACCGAATTGCTTCGGGCTGATGAACCTCGATCCCGCCGTTCGTCTCAACGCGACCTATACCCCCGCATTCCCGCCGGTCGGCCGAGTGGCCTTCGCCTCGGAAAGCGGCGGGCTCGGACTGGCCGTCGTGACGGCAGCCCGGCGATTGAATCTCGGCCTCTCCAGCTTCGTCAGTGTCGGCAACCACATCGATGTGTCGGTCATCGATCTGCTCGAATACTGGGAACAGGATGAATCCACCGACGTGATCCTGCTCTATCTCGAAACCATCGTGGATCCTCACCGGTTCAGACGAATTGCCGATCGAGTAGGCCGGCAAAAACCGATCATCGCGTTAAAGGCAGGCAAGACATCGGCAGGCCAATCCGCAGCCGGATCGCACACCGCGGCGCTCGCCACAAACGACACCGCCGTCGACGCGCTCTTCACTCAATGCGGCGTGATCCGCGCGAACACGCTGGACGACTTTCTGGCCTTGGCGACCGGCCTCTCCGCCCAGCCGGTGCCTCAAGGGCAGCGTATCGGCATCCTGACGAATTCCGGCGGTCCCGGCGTGCTCTGCGCGGACAGTTGCGCAACGGAAGGGCTCACGGTTCCGGAATTATCCAACCTGGCGCAATCCGTCTTCGCCTCCTTTCTCCCTCCCACAGCGGCCCTCAGAAATCCTGTCGATGTGATCGGATTTGCCACAGAAGCGCAGCATGCACAGGCCGTCGAGACGATGCTCAAGGCAGAGGAGATCGACGCCCTCATCATCGTCCACGTCTCGGTCAGGGCCGAAGACAATCCCCCCGTGGCAGCCGGGATCATCCGGGGCATCCGCGCAGCCCGCCGGACGAGCGGGACACAGAAGCCGGTCTATATCTGCTGGGTGGCGGAAGGAGATCTGGACCGGAACTTCAGCGTGAACGGAGAAACCATTCCGACGTATCCGCATCCGGAGATTCCCGCCCGCATCATCCGTCACGCAATTGACTATGACGCTTGGCGGCGGGAGCCACATGGGCAGATGCCGAACTACCCCAATGTCGAATTGGAAACCGCCAAAGAGATTTGCGCCAAAGCCTTATCCAGCCGTGGGCCGGGATGGCTGACCACGCAAGAAACCCGTGCGCTCCTCTCAGCGATGAAACTCCCGCTGGCACAAGGAGGGCTTGCCACGACTGCGGAGGATGCCGTCAGAACTGCACGTGAGATCGGCTTTCCTGTGGCAGTGAAGCTCGCCTCGCAAACGATCCTGCACAAGACCGAGATCGGCGGCGTACGTTTGAACCTCGCCGATGAACAGGCCGTGCGTGACGCGTTCGAAGCGATCAGGACCAAGCTCGCGCAGGAAGGGAAACCGGATGCGATGGAAGGTGTACTAGTGCAGCCGATGCTGTCGGGCGACATAGAAGTGATGGCCGGCATGACCCGCGATCCCCTCTTTGGCCCCTTGCTCGCATTCGGCCTCGGAGGAATTCATGTCGAGATTCTCGGGGACGTGCAGTTTCGCATCGCTCCGCTGACCGATCGCGATGCATCTCAGATGGTGCGCGAGATTAAAGGCTATCGATTACTGCAAGGCTACCGGGGGCAGCCTGCAGCGGATGTGAAGGCGATCGAAGAGGTGCTGTTGCGTCTCTCCCGCCTCGTCGAAGAAATTCCCGGGATCAGCGAGCTAGACCTGAACCCGATCTTCGCCCTGCCAGAAGAGCACGGTTGCCGGATTATGGATGCGAGAATCAGGGTCGCACGCTGA
- a CDS encoding Hsp20/alpha crystallin family protein translates to MSTLTRWEPMSRWSPFKEVEELEKRLSQLMGRGVSAGSTDKNEAITVAQWSPVVDISEDDKEYAIKAELPDVKKEDIKLNVHDDVLTITGERKYEKEEKGKKYHRVERAYGSFVRSFTLPEDADGTKVTAEYKDGLLNVRLPKSEKAKPKTIEVKVA, encoded by the coding sequence ATGAGTACTCTGACGAGATGGGAACCGATGAGCCGCTGGAGTCCCTTTAAGGAAGTGGAAGAGTTGGAGAAGCGTCTCTCGCAGCTCATGGGACGGGGGGTGTCCGCTGGGAGCACCGACAAGAATGAGGCCATCACCGTGGCCCAATGGTCACCGGTGGTCGACATCAGTGAAGACGACAAGGAGTACGCCATCAAGGCCGAGCTGCCGGATGTGAAGAAAGAAGACATCAAGCTGAACGTGCATGACGATGTCCTCACAATCACCGGCGAGCGGAAGTATGAGAAAGAGGAAAAGGGCAAGAAGTATCACCGCGTAGAGCGCGCCTATGGGAGCTTCGTGCGCAGCTTTACCCTGCCGGAAGATGCCGACGGGACGAAGGTGACGGCGGAATACAAGGACGGGTTGCTGAACGTCCGGCTGCCGAAATCGGAAAAAGCCAAACCGAAAACGATCGAAGTGAAAGTGGCGTAG
- a CDS encoding cyclic 2,3-diphosphoglycerate synthase — protein MANRASKAINVVIMGAAGRDFHDFNMVFRADPGYRVVAFTATQIPNIAGRTYPPELAGEFYPRGIPIVPEENLETVIADQAVDQVIFAYSDVSHEEVMHKASCVLAAGAEFRLLGPHATMLRSNKPVISICAVRTGAGKSPVARHIAALVKEQGVRVAVVRHPMPYGDLEQQAIQRFATPDDLRDARCTIEEREEYEPHLRQGDLVFAGVDYERILRQAESEADVILWDGGNNDFSFFESDLEIVLVDPHRAGDERGYFPGEVNLLRGDVIIITKMDTANPQKLAALRATIQSMNPTAIVIDSTMLVTVDDPSLIQGKRVLVIEDGPTVTHGGMAYGAGTLAAKRYGAAAIVDPRSAAVGSLRETFRSNPHLVGLLPAMGYGAEQILELEQTINAVDCDLVLIATPVDLRRLISLTHSACLVSYTFEERGCRLRGLIGELLTKDRGHATRYSGNREDRS, from the coding sequence GTGGCAAATCGCGCCAGTAAGGCAATCAACGTTGTGATCATGGGGGCCGCCGGCCGCGACTTTCATGACTTCAATATGGTGTTTCGAGCCGATCCCGGTTACCGGGTTGTTGCTTTCACTGCCACGCAGATTCCCAATATCGCGGGACGGACCTATCCTCCCGAGCTGGCAGGAGAGTTTTATCCGCGCGGGATCCCCATTGTGCCGGAAGAGAATCTGGAAACCGTGATTGCGGACCAGGCGGTTGATCAAGTGATCTTTGCTTACAGCGATGTGTCGCATGAGGAGGTCATGCATAAGGCGTCGTGTGTGCTGGCGGCAGGCGCGGAGTTCCGGTTGCTGGGGCCGCATGCCACGATGCTCCGGTCGAATAAGCCGGTGATCTCCATCTGCGCGGTGCGGACAGGAGCCGGCAAGAGTCCGGTTGCCAGGCACATTGCGGCACTGGTGAAAGAACAGGGGGTGCGGGTCGCAGTTGTCCGCCACCCGATGCCCTACGGAGACCTGGAACAACAGGCGATCCAGCGGTTTGCCACCCCTGACGATCTCCGGGATGCCCGTTGTACTATCGAAGAGCGAGAAGAGTACGAGCCCCATCTCAGGCAGGGCGACCTCGTGTTTGCCGGCGTCGACTATGAGCGGATTCTTCGCCAGGCCGAGTCTGAAGCCGACGTGATTCTCTGGGACGGGGGAAACAACGACTTCTCATTCTTTGAGTCCGATCTGGAGATCGTGCTGGTCGATCCCCATCGGGCCGGTGACGAAAGAGGTTATTTCCCAGGCGAAGTGAACCTGCTTCGTGGCGACGTCATTATCATCACAAAAATGGATACAGCCAATCCTCAGAAGCTTGCGGCGCTCCGGGCAACGATCCAGTCGATGAATCCGACGGCGATCGTGATTGATTCGACAATGCTGGTGACCGTCGATGATCCATCGCTGATTCAAGGGAAGCGGGTGCTGGTGATCGAAGATGGTCCGACAGTGACGCACGGGGGAATGGCATACGGTGCCGGCACCCTCGCGGCGAAGAGGTACGGGGCTGCGGCAATAGTGGATCCTCGATCGGCGGCGGTGGGAAGCCTTCGCGAAACCTTCCGGTCGAATCCCCACCTCGTCGGTTTGTTGCCTGCCATGGGCTACGGGGCGGAGCAAATCCTGGAATTAGAGCAGACGATCAACGCGGTGGACTGCGACCTCGTGCTCATCGCCACGCCGGTGGATTTGCGGCGACTGATCAGCCTCACGCATTCGGCCTGTCTGGTGAGCTATACGTTTGAGGAGCGTGGTTGCCGGCTTCGCGGCCTCATTGGGGAGCTTCTGACGAAAGACCGGGGCCATGCGACCCGATATTCCGGGAATCGCGAGGACCGTTCATGA
- a CDS encoding glutaredoxin domain-containing protein produces the protein MNHRDTRWSGLIRRAAIGCALFLISFCGVSAQSGEPAPDLEVFVRSGCPHCEVAQSFLADIRQTRPGLRIVVYDIAEDSLARRRLSHLGTEQGLGSLGVPAFLIGSELIIGFQSADTTGSEILARLDHPPAHPVAPTAGESIQSRWLGELRVTDLGLPLFTITIGLLDGFNPCAMWVLLFLLSLLVNLQDRRKMALIAGTFVLVSGLVYFAFMAAWLNIFLLIGLSRAVQIGLGCIAFLIGSVNVKDFFALHRGLSLSIPESAKPGLYARTRQILQAEHLAGALAGVVVLAGFVNLVELLCTAGLPALYTQILTMQQIPSWKYYGYLGLYNLAYMFDDAVMVAIAVATLSRTKLQERAGRWLKLTSGLVMVGLGAILLLQPKWLM, from the coding sequence GTGAACCATCGGGACACACGCTGGTCCGGACTCATTCGCAGGGCGGCGATCGGTTGCGCACTCTTCCTGATCAGCTTCTGCGGAGTCAGCGCCCAGTCAGGAGAACCCGCGCCCGACCTTGAGGTTTTTGTCCGATCCGGCTGCCCTCACTGCGAAGTCGCACAATCATTCCTCGCCGACATCCGACAAACACGTCCGGGGCTGCGAATAGTCGTCTACGATATCGCGGAAGACAGCCTTGCCCGCCGCCGGCTTTCACACTTGGGAACCGAACAAGGCCTGGGCAGCCTCGGCGTACCCGCCTTCCTCATCGGCTCGGAACTGATCATTGGCTTTCAATCGGCCGACACAACCGGGAGCGAGATTCTTGCACGACTCGATCACCCCCCCGCACACCCGGTCGCGCCAACCGCCGGCGAAAGTATTCAGTCCCGGTGGCTCGGAGAATTACGGGTCACGGACCTGGGCTTACCGCTCTTTACGATCACGATCGGCCTGCTGGACGGATTCAATCCCTGCGCCATGTGGGTCCTGCTGTTTCTGCTGTCACTCCTCGTCAATCTTCAAGACCGGCGGAAGATGGCCCTCATCGCCGGAACCTTTGTCCTCGTCAGCGGTCTGGTCTATTTTGCCTTCATGGCCGCCTGGCTGAATATCTTCCTCCTGATCGGCCTGTCGAGAGCCGTTCAGATCGGTCTCGGCTGCATCGCGTTCCTGATCGGATCCGTCAATGTGAAGGACTTCTTTGCATTGCACCGCGGCCTTTCGTTGAGCATTCCCGAGTCCGCCAAGCCCGGCCTCTATGCGCGCACCAGGCAGATCCTTCAAGCCGAGCATCTCGCCGGCGCGCTGGCGGGAGTCGTCGTCCTGGCAGGATTCGTGAATCTCGTCGAGCTGCTATGCACCGCCGGGCTTCCCGCTCTCTATACTCAGATTCTGACCATGCAGCAGATACCGTCATGGAAATACTACGGGTACCTTGGCCTCTATAATCTGGCCTACATGTTCGATGATGCGGTCATGGTTGCAATTGCGGTCGCCACGCTGAGTCGCACGAAACTACAAGAACGGGCTGGCCGTTGGCTGAAGCTGACCAGCGGCCTGGTGATGGTCGGACTGGGCGCAATCTTGCTTCTTCAACCCAAGTGGCTTATGTGA
- a CDS encoding universal stress protein produces the protein MKVVAGVDWSDEAFSAVEQLGLLYKPEEVLLVHGVDLGMFQSPLLAGAANLQGYDDFRRAMIDAGRQAVERGRTVLPADIPSVQTKSELHHAAAFILDNARAAKADLIVVGTHDHSRLAELLVGSVSHHVLLHSRIPTLIVKGKAKPVTRVLVAIEGREDAARVQTWLTAHPFRNPVALTILSIVPSLTMVQPEIMAGYQAWSEEHKRQAEQIVAETAQALAGPRYTVATDVRMGDPVSAVCAAAMGHDLLIVGSHGRTGVDRFLLGSVSHGIVHKAGCSVLVVR, from the coding sequence ATGAAGGTTGTTGCAGGTGTCGATTGGTCCGATGAAGCGTTTTCCGCCGTTGAGCAACTCGGCCTCTTATACAAACCGGAGGAAGTGCTGTTGGTCCACGGAGTGGACCTGGGAATGTTTCAATCTCCCCTGTTGGCCGGAGCGGCCAATCTTCAGGGGTATGACGATTTTCGTCGAGCAATGATCGATGCCGGGCGCCAGGCCGTCGAACGCGGGCGAACGGTGTTGCCCGCCGACATTCCCTCCGTGCAGACCAAGTCCGAGCTGCACCACGCCGCGGCCTTCATACTCGACAACGCCAGGGCGGCGAAGGCCGACCTCATCGTCGTCGGCACGCACGACCACTCGCGCCTCGCGGAGTTGCTCGTCGGCAGCGTGTCGCATCATGTCCTGCTCCACTCACGCATCCCGACGCTCATCGTCAAAGGCAAGGCCAAACCCGTCACGCGCGTGCTCGTGGCCATCGAAGGCCGCGAGGATGCCGCCCGAGTGCAAACCTGGCTCACGGCACATCCCTTCAGAAATCCCGTAGCCCTGACCATTCTCTCAATCGTGCCGTCGCTCACCATGGTCCAGCCGGAGATCATGGCGGGGTACCAAGCCTGGTCTGAGGAGCACAAGCGCCAGGCCGAACAGATCGTGGCCGAGACGGCTCAGGCCTTGGCTGGTCCGCGCTATACGGTCGCTACCGATGTCCGAATGGGCGATCCGGTTTCTGCCGTCTGCGCCGCGGCCATGGGACATGACTTACTCATTGTCGGGTCGCACGGCCGCACAGGCGTGGATCGTTTTCTTCTCGGCAGCGTATCGCATGGCATCGTTCACAAAGCTGGATGCTCCGTACTCGTGGTACGGTAA
- a CDS encoding phosphoribosyltransferase: protein MLFRDRRHAGILLANHLQAYRGDHHAVVLALPRGGVVVGHELSMALHLPLDVFITRKIAAPESPEYAVGAVSETGAVYLNQEAVRAMQLSQDDLDGLIAAQRREIERRRVLYREGRGLPHLHHRTVILVDDGVATGATLFATLDALSALNPLRVVVAMPVAPPATAERIRALVDECVILSTPEPFAAVGCFFEEFDQVTDDEVIRTLHQANEAFQGEPNARRTRSAMPSTKGV, encoded by the coding sequence ATGTTGTTTCGCGATCGTCGCCATGCCGGGATTCTGTTAGCCAATCATCTGCAGGCCTATCGGGGTGATCATCACGCGGTCGTCCTCGCGCTTCCGCGTGGAGGGGTCGTGGTGGGGCATGAGTTGAGCATGGCGCTCCATCTGCCGCTGGACGTTTTCATCACCCGCAAGATCGCGGCGCCCGAATCGCCGGAATATGCGGTGGGGGCCGTGAGCGAAACCGGTGCCGTCTATCTCAACCAGGAAGCCGTGCGGGCCATGCAGCTGTCTCAAGACGATCTCGACGGGCTGATCGCCGCACAGCGCCGTGAAATTGAGCGGCGCCGGGTCCTTTATCGCGAGGGGCGCGGTTTACCGCACCTCCATCATCGGACGGTGATTCTGGTCGACGACGGAGTCGCAACGGGGGCGACGCTGTTCGCCACGCTGGATGCGCTCTCCGCGCTGAATCCCCTGCGCGTGGTCGTGGCGATGCCGGTCGCGCCGCCCGCGACAGCCGAACGCATTCGTGCACTCGTCGACGAGTGCGTGATTCTGTCGACCCCGGAACCGTTTGCGGCCGTCGGATGTTTTTTCGAGGAGTTTGACCAAGTGACGGACGACGAAGTAATCCGCACCCTGCACCAGGCCAACGAGGCCTTCCAGGGTGAACCTAATGCCAGGCGGACACGTTCCGCCATGCCTTCAACCAAGGGAGTATGA
- a CDS encoding BCAM0308 family protein, which translates to MTTSPTAGGHEARRDRFVEENRHDSYKLPSKLAEPTVCPKCSAVFHKGRWSWIATPVGAQETVCPACHRLQDKRPKGVLMLKGSFPSQQSEQVMGVIKNVETKENKEHPLARIMSIENTPDGLVVSTTDAHLPRQIGEALKHAYHGELEIHYGEGEDSVRVNWTTS; encoded by the coding sequence ATGACCACCAGTCCCACTGCCGGAGGCCATGAAGCCCGCCGAGACCGTTTTGTCGAAGAGAACCGACATGACTCGTACAAATTGCCGAGCAAGCTGGCAGAGCCGACGGTGTGCCCCAAATGCAGCGCAGTCTTTCATAAAGGACGATGGAGCTGGATTGCCACGCCGGTCGGCGCACAAGAAACAGTCTGTCCCGCCTGCCACCGGTTACAGGACAAGCGCCCGAAGGGCGTGCTTATGCTGAAAGGCAGCTTTCCCTCCCAGCAATCGGAACAGGTGATGGGTGTGATCAAGAATGTCGAAACGAAAGAAAATAAAGAGCACCCGCTCGCCCGCATCATGAGCATCGAGAACACGCCGGACGGGCTGGTGGTCTCAACTACGGATGCGCATTTACCCAGACAGATCGGCGAGGCGCTGAAGCATGCCTATCACGGCGAGCTGGAGATTCACTATGGCGAAGGGGAGGACTCCGTCCGGGTTAACTGGACGACATCCTAA
- a CDS encoding cytochrome c translates to MRTFSVICALSIVILGSSWVAGQTPRGNLQVGQGIYEQQCLRCHGPKLDGNGPDGQYLIVRPANLQSQISRAKTDWELLITISNGVLFSPMHGFRGRLTDQQMLDVLSYIRSMAPFDMVS, encoded by the coding sequence ATGAGAACATTTTCCGTGATCTGCGCTCTCAGTATCGTCATCCTCGGATCTTCCTGGGTAGCCGGGCAAACCCCGCGCGGCAACCTCCAAGTGGGCCAAGGGATTTACGAACAACAGTGCCTGCGCTGCCATGGCCCTAAACTTGACGGCAACGGGCCCGACGGCCAATACCTCATCGTGAGGCCTGCCAACTTGCAGTCACAGATCTCGCGAGCGAAAACCGATTGGGAGCTGCTCATCACCATTTCCAACGGCGTGCTCTTCAGCCCGATGCACGGATTTCGAGGCAGGTTAACGGATCAGCAGATGCTGGACGTCTTGTCCTATATCCGGAGTATGGCTCCTTTTGACATGGTCAGTTAG